The Eggerthella guodeyinii sequence TTCCATTCCCCGAGAGTTTGCTATAAGATACTTTTGTTACATGAAGCTAACTCGATGGGAGCCACCATGGACAACGCAACGGTTGCGAGCATGCAGGGAACGGTCGGTCGTACGGACGCAGGGTCTGCGCCGGGCATCGCCTGCCAGCAGATGCCGCTTTCGTTCCTGAAGGGCGGCGAGACGGGCACCATCGCGAAGGTGCGCGGTCGCGGCGATCTGCATCATCATCTGGAGAACCTCGGCTTCGTCGAGGGCGCGCAGGTGACGGTGGTATCCGAGGCTGCCGGCGACCTCATCGTCGAGGTCAAGGGCACCCAGGTTGCGCTCAACCGCCAGGTCGCGGCGCATATCATCACGAACGCCGCCGCGTAGCGCCTCCGCAAACCACGCACGAGCACGAACGGATGTTTCACGTGAAACATCTGCCGTGCCGTTTGGCGTGCGCTTATCGAGTTGGCATCACCGCAGGGAACCTCAAGGAAAGGAAACGGGGCATATGGCAGAAGTTCAAGATCGAACGCTGCGCGACGTGGCCATCGGCGACACCGCCACCGTCCGTCGCCTGACGGGCGAGGGCGCGCTCAAGCGTCACATCATGGACATGGGCATCACCAAGGGGACGAGCGTGTTCGTTCGCAAAGTCGCGCCGCTGGGCGATCCGATCGAGGTCACGGTG is a genomic window containing:
- a CDS encoding FeoA family protein; this encodes MDNATVASMQGTVGRTDAGSAPGIACQQMPLSFLKGGETGTIAKVRGRGDLHHHLENLGFVEGAQVTVVSEAAGDLIVEVKGTQVALNRQVAAHIITNAAA
- a CDS encoding FeoA family protein, with translation MAEVQDRTLRDVAIGDTATVRRLTGEGALKRHIMDMGITKGTSVFVRKVAPLGDPIEVTVRGYELSLRKSEAESILVG